Proteins encoded within one genomic window of Pigmentiphaga sp. H8:
- a CDS encoding ABC transporter ATP-binding protein, which yields MAASLLEVSGLSVSYGKVEALHGIDLAVPAGTIVTVIGPNGAGKTTLLSAIMGLLPARGAISLEGRLQRRVDIEQMVAAGLNLVPEKRELFGEMSVEDNLLLGAFQRYRSGHRDQAASMEEVYGLFPRLKERRQQLAATLSGGERQMLALGRALMAKPRLLLLDEPSLGLAPRIVKEIFLIIAELRRRGVAILLVEQNARAALQTADYAYVLETGQVVLAGPARELADDPRVVESYLGLGRNR from the coding sequence ATGGCCGCGTCGCTGCTCGAGGTTTCCGGCCTGTCCGTGTCCTACGGCAAGGTCGAGGCGCTGCATGGCATAGACCTGGCGGTGCCGGCGGGCACCATCGTGACCGTGATCGGCCCCAACGGCGCGGGCAAGACCACGCTGTTGTCGGCCATCATGGGGCTGCTGCCGGCGCGGGGCGCCATCAGCCTGGAGGGGCGGCTCCAGCGGCGCGTCGACATCGAGCAGATGGTCGCCGCGGGCCTGAACCTCGTGCCCGAGAAACGCGAACTGTTCGGCGAGATGAGCGTCGAGGACAACCTGCTGTTGGGCGCTTTTCAGCGCTATCGCTCGGGCCACCGCGACCAGGCCGCGTCGATGGAGGAGGTCTACGGGCTGTTCCCCCGGCTCAAGGAGCGCCGCCAGCAACTGGCCGCCACCCTGTCGGGCGGCGAGCGCCAGATGCTGGCCCTGGGGCGCGCCCTGATGGCCAAGCCCCGCCTGCTGCTGCTGGACGAGCCCTCGCTGGGGCTGGCGCCGCGCATCGTCAAGGAAATCTTCCTGATCATCGCCGAACTGCGGCGCCGGGGCGTGGCCATCCTGCTGGTCGAACAGAACGCCCGCGCGGCCCTGCAGACGGCCGACTACGCTTATGTGCTGGAGACCGGCCAGGTGGTGCTGGCCGGCCCGGCCCGCGAACTGGCGGACGATCCGCGCGTGGTCGAGAGCTACCTGGGCCTGGGCCGCAACAGGTAG
- a CDS encoding ATP-binding cassette domain-containing protein has product MMRLRPIWFVGAGLVLLVAAVFGMSEFTVTLLNYIGLYALVALGLVLLTGVGGVTSFGQAAFVGLGAYTSAWLSIAALPPAFAWLGGSPWLGLLAGLVVTAAAAWVLGAIALRLSGHYLPLGTIAWGLSLYFLFGTLDFLGGHTGLSGLPPISIFGLDLSKGRQLFWLIWAILLLAMLLVSNLLDSREGRAIRALKGGMVMAESMGVDTARSRIAIFMIAALLACVSGWLYAHMQRFVNPTPFGLHIGIEYLFMAVIGGAGQVWGALVGAGLVTMLKQWLQDLLPSLLGASGNFESIFFGILLVVALQRAPDGLWPVIVRLARRWLPLAQSQRAVDEGAQPLARRAQPAHGEVVLEARGLTKRFGGLVANNNISFTVPAGGVLALIGPNGAGKSTMFNLLSGVDDPSLGKVVFRGRDVTGRPSREIAALGMGRTFQHVRLLPQMTVIENIALGAHLRERPGLLSGLVLGSLHLDRHEEARLLAEAARQARRVGLGDSLHVAAGSLPLGKQRMLEIARALCADPCLLLLDEPAAGLRYLEKQALSDTLKALRAEGMAILLVEHDMDFVMGLADRVVVMEFGEKIAEGLPEDVQRDPRVLEAYLGGVE; this is encoded by the coding sequence ATGATGCGGCTGCGTCCCATCTGGTTCGTCGGCGCCGGCCTCGTCCTGCTCGTCGCCGCCGTGTTCGGGATGTCCGAGTTCACCGTCACGCTGCTGAACTACATCGGCCTGTACGCGCTGGTGGCGCTGGGGCTGGTGCTGCTGACCGGCGTGGGCGGAGTGACCTCGTTCGGCCAGGCGGCCTTCGTGGGCCTGGGCGCCTACACCAGCGCCTGGCTGTCCATCGCCGCGCTGCCGCCCGCCTTCGCGTGGCTGGGCGGCTCGCCCTGGCTGGGGCTGCTGGCCGGCCTGGTGGTCACGGCGGCGGCGGCCTGGGTGCTGGGCGCGATCGCGCTGCGCCTGTCCGGGCACTACCTGCCGCTGGGCACCATCGCCTGGGGCCTGAGCCTGTACTTCCTGTTCGGGACGCTGGATTTCCTGGGGGGCCATACCGGACTGTCCGGCCTGCCGCCGATCTCGATCTTCGGGCTGGACCTGTCCAAGGGCCGGCAACTGTTCTGGCTGATCTGGGCGATCCTGCTGCTGGCCATGCTGCTGGTCAGCAACCTGCTGGACTCGCGCGAGGGCCGGGCCATCCGGGCGCTAAAGGGCGGCATGGTGATGGCCGAGTCCATGGGGGTGGATACCGCCCGCTCGCGCATCGCGATCTTCATGATCGCGGCCCTGCTGGCATGCGTGTCGGGCTGGCTGTACGCCCACATGCAGCGATTCGTGAACCCCACGCCCTTCGGCCTGCACATCGGCATCGAATACCTGTTCATGGCCGTCATCGGCGGGGCGGGGCAGGTCTGGGGTGCGCTGGTCGGCGCCGGCCTGGTCACGATGCTCAAGCAGTGGCTGCAGGACCTGCTGCCCAGCCTCCTGGGCGCTTCGGGCAACTTCGAGAGCATCTTCTTCGGCATCCTGCTCGTGGTCGCCCTGCAACGCGCGCCGGACGGGCTTTGGCCGGTGATCGTCCGCCTGGCCCGGCGCTGGCTGCCGTTGGCCCAGTCCCAGCGGGCCGTCGACGAAGGGGCGCAGCCGCTGGCACGGCGCGCCCAGCCGGCGCATGGCGAGGTCGTGCTGGAAGCCCGGGGCCTGACCAAGCGGTTCGGCGGGCTGGTGGCGAACAACAACATCAGTTTCACCGTCCCCGCGGGCGGGGTGCTGGCGCTGATCGGCCCCAACGGCGCGGGCAAGAGCACCATGTTCAACCTGCTGTCCGGCGTGGACGATCCTTCTTTGGGGAAGGTGGTCTTCCGCGGGCGGGACGTGACCGGCCGGCCGTCGCGCGAAATCGCGGCGCTGGGCATGGGCCGCACGTTCCAGCACGTGCGCCTGCTGCCGCAGATGACGGTGATCGAGAACATCGCGCTGGGCGCCCACCTGCGCGAGCGCCCGGGGCTGCTGTCGGGCCTGGTGCTGGGCAGCCTGCACCTGGATCGCCATGAAGAGGCGCGTCTCCTGGCCGAGGCGGCGCGGCAGGCGCGGCGCGTGGGGCTGGGCGACTCTTTGCACGTGGCGGCGGGCTCGCTGCCGCTGGGCAAGCAGCGCATGCTGGAAATCGCCCGCGCGCTGTGCGCCGACCCCTGCCTGCTGCTGCTGGACGAGCCGGCGGCCGGCCTGCGCTACCTCGAGAAGCAGGCCCTGTCGGACACCCTGAAGGCGCTGCGCGCCGAGGGCATGGCCATCCTGCTGGTCGAGCACGACATGGATTTCGTCATGGGCCTGGCCGACCGCGTGGTGGTGATGGAATTCGGAGAGAAGATCGCCGAGGGCTTGCCCGAGGACGTGCAGCGCGATCCGCGCGTGCTGGAAGCGTATCTGGGAGGTGTGGAATGA